CTTCGAACAAAAAGTATTTTTAGTAGAAGTGACAGATTAAAAAACAATAAGACTTTTCTATTTTTTTGATGACAAAAAGGTAGAAAAGTTTTTTTGTAAATAGGAAAAATAGTGACTGGAAAAATAGGAAAAAATAATGGTGAATTAGAATGTATATGGAATTAGGGGGGGCGAAGAGTAAAAACTATAGTATGTGAGTAGAGTCAAGGGTTTTGAAAAAAATATATAAAGAGAAATCATCAACGTATCAGCTTTATCAAATGCCAAATTTTTTCCTATTTATATTGCCCGGGAAAGCTCTAGATATGACACTAGAATCCATTCTCGCCAAGACTCTGTATGGGATTCTCTATTGTGGGGTGATCAATATACGACACGCTATAACTACAATTTTATTTACTACTAAATTTAACTGACATTTTGTATTCCTTTATTTTTTGGGGATATGTGACAATGAGGAAGGCGTTGACATGAAAATGAATAAATGGTTGTTTATGACCCACATGGTACACTCTCTAGGTTTTCAGTTTTGATTCAACGGCTACTTATGCCTATCTTTTTCGAGATACGTACAAGGAACATCGGTGGTCAGCTTTTGGTACAGCTCATCTTTTATCAAAGATTCATGGAAGTTTGTGGAACTATTGTCGTCCCATCAGGAACAGATAACCTCCAATATCCACGTACTATAGGTCGGGATTTACTACCTCCTGGAAACTATACGATAAATACTTCAGATCCGGTTCAAGTAAATCATGTCATCGACCTATTCTATCAGATGGGATTTGTTCCTCAAGTGAACAAAAGGATTCCGTTATTTACATATTTCATTGATAATCCATTGATTGTAATCACTACACTTTTTCTGGTCATGGGTCATCTCTGCATCGTCCTTGACTGGTTTCTTTACAATCAGGAACGTGAACGGGAATTCGGTATTCGCAGGCGTTACGGAGCCTTGTCAACTGATCTCGTCCGAGAGAATCTAATAGTTGGGATACCTGGCCTTTTGGTAGGTAGTGCTATAGGGGGAGTCCTATCAAATTTACTGATAGCAGGAATCAGTCAAACGAATATGGAGCTAACTAACTTCCAGATACTTACCAGTGCTATCATCTTATTTGCCATAGTCATCCTGACATGGTCTTTGATCCTTTATGTGGCTATTAAAACAAGGAAGGAGGTACATATTGATGCGTGAGATTTGAGCGGGGATTGTGATTGCCTGTCGGCGATGGCAGGCGATGTTAGGAATTTCAGAGATGATTGCCACAGCCTGCGTTGTACTTGCCCTGTCCTTAGAGGAGGTTGTCTCTCAGGTTGCGTAACGAAATAACAAAGTCTTGATAAAGACTTTTTAAAAAAATTGTAGCATATCCGATTTGAACTTTTCTACTAGTTTAGATTTATCCATTCTTAAAAAGAATTTTTTTGTTTTTCAGTAAGTTTATGATCACTAAAACTCTCTTAACGTTGTGTAAATTCGAATTTTCCTGATGGATCACTCTCCGCTTTTTATGTAATTTAGCTCCAAGGGACTAACGACTGTTGTATGTAATAAGGCAACTGACTACAGAGGAAAAAGTGCGCCTCTTCCGCTGGTCGCCTTATTACTCTGTCGTGAAGCGAGTCTCTTATAATGATAATCGAAATTTTATGAAGTCTTCGGGAACGGAAAAGGTGGATGCTAAGTCGTTGATAGAGCTTGTTTGAGTGAGTAAGGGAGAGAGAAAGGTAGATGGAATGAGTAAAAAGGCAGCTAATGTTTTAGCTTGTCGTTCTAATTTCATTGTCCAAAGTGGGGAAATCGTTAATTCATTGACGGAGTGGAGATAAAGATGGGAAAATTCTTCCGCTAACACAACATTCCGTTTGAACGGTGAGAAATGAGTGGAAATAAAAATCATTTGTTTACGTTTCAGTGGGATGGCAAATGCAATGGGGGGGTGAGTGGTTAGAGGATGAATCGTAATATCGTAATATTCGCATAAAATATCCATCGATAGGTCAAACGGATGGTGGATTTGAAGTGGTTGTAACAGTTTTTGTGCGAGTATATCCATTTCTTGTGAAGCAGACAAGAGGATCCTCCTTTATATAAATAGTGTTGATTATTTCTCTGTTTTAGTAGTAGAATCCTCTTTTTCTTCGATTTGTTTTTTGATGAAATCCCATACGTTAATTAATTGTTTTACTTTTTTCTCTGGATTGTCTGCTAGGTCATGAAAGAGGATAGGGTGTTTTTTCATTTCTTCAAACACGCTAAATTCTTCTGGTGTCAGGGAAATTATTTCACCAGCCACGTGTACTTCATGGTGTTGTTCTAAATAATACGGAGTAGGAGAATCTGTTAAGCCTAACAAATAGTCGGTGGAAACCTGAAAGAAACGGGCAATTTTTTGGAGTGTTTCAAAGTCTGGTTCACGTGATCCTTGTTCGTAGTTAGCAATTTGTCCGCGTGAAAAACCAAGTGCATTAGCTAATTCGTATTGGGTCAATCCTTTTTGTTTACGTAA
The genomic region above belongs to Massilibacterium senegalense and contains:
- a CDS encoding FtsX-like permease family protein, with translation MIQRLLMPIFFEIRTRNIGGQLLVQLIFYQRFMEVCGTIVVPSGTDNLQYPRTIGRDLLPPGNYTINTSDPVQVNHVIDLFYQMGFVPQVNKRIPLFTYFIDNPLIVITTLFLVMGHLCIVLDWFLYNQEREREFGIRRRYGALSTDLVRENLIVGIPGLLVGSAIGGVLSNLLIAGISQTNMELTNFQILTSAIILFAIVILTWSLILYVAIKTRKEVHIDA
- a CDS encoding ImmA/IrrE family metallo-endopeptidase; protein product: MSASQEMDILAQKLLQPLQIHHPFDLSMDILCEYYDITIHPLTTHPPIAFAIPLKRKQMIFISTHFSPFKRNVVLAEEFSHLYLHSVNELTISPLWTMKLERQAKTLAAFLLIPSTFLSPLLTQTSSINDLASTFSVPEDFIKFRLSL
- a CDS encoding helix-turn-helix domain-containing protein, which produces MFGKRLASLRKQKGLTQYELANALGFSRGQIANYEQGSREPDFETLQKIARFFQVSTDYLLGLTDSPTPYYLEQHHEVHVAGEIISLTPEEFSVFEEMKKHPILFHDLADNPEKKVKQLINVWDFIKKQIEEKEDSTTKTEK